CGGTGGTGAGGCTGATTCTGCGCATGGCGAAGCTCCTTGGACGGGGTGAAGGAGAAGCAACAGAGGTACGGGGACGGAGTCGGGAGGTCAGGGGCGGGAGGTGTCGAACACTTCGTCGCGGGTGTCCGCGAGGGCCCGTTCGAGGGCGCCGCGCAGGACCGGCAGGCGGACGGTCTCGGCGAGGACGAGCGGGGGCCGGGAGGCCGCCAGCTCGGCGAGTTCCGACTGGATCAGCGCACGCAGCCGTTCGCCACCGGCCGAGATCAGCCCGCCGGCCAGCACGATCAGCCCGGGGTCGAGCACGGCCGTCAGGGAGGCGAGCCCGGTGGCGAGCCGCTGCGCGTAGCTCCGCAGCAGCTCGGTCAGCCGATCGTCCTGCCCGTACGCGGCGGCGGCACGGGTCAGCAGGGCGGCGGCGACCTCCGGATAGGGCTGCTGCGGGGTGTCGATGCCCAGCGACGCGGCGAGCCGGGGGATCGCCTGGGCGCCCGCCAGCTCCTGGAAGCCGCCGCTGTTGGCCTTGACGACCTGGCGTACGAGCGGGGTGCCCGGCACCGGCAGGAACCCGACCTCCCCGGCGCCGCCGGTGAAGCCGCGGTGCAGCCGGCCGTTGATGACGAGGGCGCCGCCGAGGCCCTCCTCGTTCCAGAGCAGGACGAAGTCGTCGTGGCCCCGGGCCGCCCCGCGCCGCTGCTCGGCCACCGCGACCAGGTTCACGTCGTTCTCGTACTCGACGGGCATCGGCAGCGCCGCCGCCAGCTCGTCGAGCAGGGTGGGGGAGTGCCAGCCCGGCAGGTGCGAGGCGTAGCGCAGCCGGCCGGTACCCGGGTCGAAGGCGCCCGGGGTGCCGATCACCACCCGGTGGATCGCGGACCGGTCCAGCCCGGCGGTCTCCACCGCCCCGTCCAGCGCCCGGACGACCTGGTGGGCCGCGCTCTCCGCGCCCCGGTCGGGGGTGCGGAGCTCGAATTCGCCCACCGTCTCGCCGGTGACGTCGGCGACCGCGGCCACGATGCGCTGGGCGTTCACGTCGAGCCCTGCCACGTACGCGGCCCCCGGATCGACCGCGTACAGCTGCGCGTTCGGCCCCGGACGGCCTTCGGTGGTGCCGGTGATCCGTACCAGCCCGGCCGCTTCCAGGCGGGCCAGCAGCTGCGAGGCGGTCGGCTTGGAGAGACCGGTGAGCTTGCCGATCCGGGTGCGGGAGAGCGGGCCGTGCTCCAGCAGCAGATCGAGTGCGGCGCGGTCGTTCATGGCGCGCAGCAGCCGAGGGGTCCCGGGGACGCCGGCGCCCGGTGTGGTTCCTGGCATGGAGGTGGGTTTCCGCTCTCTGTTAGGAAAGTTTCCTATCCGGTGAGAGGAAAATAGGCGTCCGTGCCCGGGGCGTCAATGGGGCGGAGCCCGGGAGGCGGCCGGGCAACGAAAGCGTTACCCGCGGGCCCGCGTGGGAGCCGCCCCGAAACGCGCGGGAGGGCCTCCGCGCCATGCGCGGAGGCCCTCCCGGAGCGGTCGTCTACTTGGTGATGCTCGGCGGGGCGAGCGGCGTCGCGGCGAGCGACTGCGGCGAGGTCGCCGAGGCGTACGCGGACGGGGCGGCCATCGCCGCCGTCGGATCGGCCTTCGACTCGCCCTCCGGCTGCGCGGGCACGGCACCGATCATGCGGATGCCCGCCTCGTCCAGCGACCGCTTGATGCGCCAGCGCAGCTCGCGCTCCACGGTCAGCGCCTTGCCCGGCATGGTCTTGGCGGTGACCCGTACGGTCATCGAGTCCAGCAGTACGGCGTCCAGGCCGAGGATCTCCACCGGGCCCCAGAGCCGCTCGCTCCACGGCTCCTCCTTCGCCATGACCTCGGACGCGGCGGTGATGGCCGCACGGACCCGGTCCAGATCCTCGGTCGGCCGGACCGTCACGTCGACGCCGGCGGTGGACCAGCCCTGGCTGAGGTTGCCGATCCGCTTCACCTCGCCGTTGCGCACGTACCAGATCTCGCCGTTGTCGCCGCGCAGCTTGGTGACGCGCAGCCCCACCTCGATGACCTCGCCGGACGCGACTCCGGCGTCGACCGTGTCCCCGACGCCGTACTGGTCCTCCAGGATCATGAAGACCCCGGAGAGGAAGTCGGTGACGAGGTTGCGCGCGCCGAAACCGAGCGCGACACCGGCGACACCGGCGGAGGCCAGCAGGGGCGCCAGGTTGATCTCGAAGGCGCCCAGGATCATCAGCGCGGCCGTGCCCAGGATCAGGAAGGAGCTCACCGACCGGAGCACCGAACCGATCGCCTCCGAGCGCTGGCGGCGCCGCTCGGCGTTGACCAGCAGCCCGCCGAGGGCGGTGCCCTCCACGGCCTGGGCGCTGCGGTTCATCCGCTCGATCAGATTGGTGAGGGCGCGACGGATCAGGTAGCGCAGCACGATCGCCACGGCGGCGATCAGGATGATGCGCAGGCCGGTGCTCAGCCAGGTGGACCAGTTCTGCTCGACCCAGCCCGCTGCGTCGCCGGCCTGCCGGGCGGCCTCGTCGAGCGAGCCTCCCGACCCCG
The DNA window shown above is from Streptomyces sp. NBC_00247 and carries:
- a CDS encoding ROK family transcriptional regulator, with the translated sequence MPGTTPGAGVPGTPRLLRAMNDRAALDLLLEHGPLSRTRIGKLTGLSKPTASQLLARLEAAGLVRITGTTEGRPGPNAQLYAVDPGAAYVAGLDVNAQRIVAAVADVTGETVGEFELRTPDRGAESAAHQVVRALDGAVETAGLDRSAIHRVVIGTPGAFDPGTGRLRYASHLPGWHSPTLLDELAAALPMPVEYENDVNLVAVAEQRRGAARGHDDFVLLWNEEGLGGALVINGRLHRGFTGGAGEVGFLPVPGTPLVRQVVKANSGGFQELAGAQAIPRLAASLGIDTPQQPYPEVAAALLTRAAAAYGQDDRLTELLRSYAQRLATGLASLTAVLDPGLIVLAGGLISAGGERLRALIQSELAELAASRPPLVLAETVRLPVLRGALERALADTRDEVFDTSRP
- a CDS encoding mechanosensitive ion channel family protein; translation: MSPSVLLAATPSTGSGGSLDEAARQAGDAAGWVEQNWSTWLSTGLRIILIAAVAIVLRYLIRRALTNLIERMNRSAQAVEGTALGGLLVNAERRRQRSEAIGSVLRSVSSFLILGTAALMILGAFEINLAPLLASAGVAGVALGFGARNLVTDFLSGVFMILEDQYGVGDTVDAGVASGEVIEVGLRVTKLRGDNGEIWYVRNGEVKRIGNLSQGWSTAGVDVTVRPTEDLDRVRAAITAASEVMAKEEPWSERLWGPVEILGLDAVLLDSMTVRVTAKTMPGKALTVERELRWRIKRSLDEAGIRMIGAVPAQPEGESKADPTAAMAAPSAYASATSPQSLAATPLAPPSITK